From a single Solanum dulcamara chromosome 4, daSolDulc1.2, whole genome shotgun sequence genomic region:
- the LOC129885397 gene encoding kinesin-like protein KIN-7E isoform X2 has product MGAIGGEELKKWEKMQGAALGGEEKILVLVRLRPLSEKEISRNEVSDWECINETTILYRNSLQERSGLPTAYTFDRVYRGDCSTREVYEGGTKDIALSVVSGINSTIFAYGQTSSGKTYTMNGITEFTVADIYDYMQRHEERAFVLKFSAMEIYNEVVRDLLSSDSSPLRLLDDPEKGTIIEKLTEETLRDWDHLKDLLSVCEAQRQIGETYLNENSSRSHQILRLTIESSAREFIGKDNKTTLSASVNFVDLAGSERASQSLSVGQRLKEGCHINRSLLTLGTVIRKLSKGRHGHVNYRDSKLTRILQPALGGNARTGIICTLSPARSHVEQSRNTLLFACCAKEVTTNAQVNVVMSDKALVKHLQKELARLESELKTPTTTCDHVVLLRKKDQQIEKLEKEVRELTKQRDLAQSRVEDLLQTLKSDKTSSQKDISSLPSEANTYEDECSVSCSSAVAESYIRDNESDATSYAVPATDRQQRGKGSTNLTGEDSDDHCKEVRCIEMDESSEKQTFGSISLSNTEYGERMSMPPASSIRHSDLQQQSPMLLGQASSTSSRSLHGAWEQKMHDIQNTINSLVRPFPDDSSSPSLSTSISGSRSRKLTRSRSCRANFMIGSLSPDSETVEENQTTPPNVLDKDFPGRPEGSQRKHWKLPLLIYGANKPKLSRNNSQSSIGSAFVDGRSNAPGDEDIPSVDNFVAGLKEMAKLDYDNQLHDQGQEAGKSKRSVKSVGVDPMLDSLEAPSDWPLEFGRLQRMIIGLWQTCHISLIHRTYFLLLFKGDRMDSIYMEVEVRRLSFLKEILSNGNSTVQGGQTITLASSLKAIRRERDMLCRLIYKRLPGAERNEIYQKWGINLNSKRRRHQLVHSLWNDTDLNHVIESAAIVAKLIGFSDQGPALKEMFGLSITPPRKSRRSFGWKNSMASLI; this is encoded by the exons ATGGGAGCTATTGGTGGGGAAGAGTTGAAGAAGTGGGAGAAAATGCAAGGGGCTGCATTGGGCGGTGAAGAGAAGATCCTGGTGTTGGTAAGGCTGAGGCCTCTAAGTGAAAAGGAAATTTCGAGGAATGAGGTTTCAGATTGGGAGTGTATCAATGAGACCACCATCTTATATAGGAACAGTCTCCAGGAACGGTCTGGATTGCCAACTGCTTATACCTTCG ACAGGGTATATAGAGGTGATTGCTCAACAAGGGAAGTGTATGAAGGAGGAACAAAGGACATTGCTCTCTCTGTTGTCAGCGGAATCAACT CAACAATATTCGCGTATGGGCAAACAAGCAGCGGAAAGACATACACAATGAATGGAATTACAGAGTTTACAGTGGCGGACATATATGATTATATGCAAAGG CATGAAGAAAGAGCTTTTGTTTTGAAGTTTTCTGCAATGGAGATCTACAATGAAGTTGTCCGAGACCTCCTCAGCTCAGATAGTTCTCCACTAAGGCTGCTTGATGATCCTGAA AAAGGGACCATTATTGAGAAACTCACAGAAGAAACTTTAAGGGATTGGGACCATCTGAAAGATCTCTTATCCGTATGTGAAG CTCAAAGACAAATTGGCGAGACTTATCTTAATGAAAATAGCTCCAGGTCTCATCAAATTCTTAGACTG ACAATTGAAAGTTCAGCCCGTGAGTTTATAGGGAAGGACAACAAAACAACTCTTTCTGCTAGTGTG AATTTTGTTGATCTGGCTGGAAGCGAACGTGCATCTCAGTCTCTGTCAGTTGGGCAGAGACTGAAAGAAGGCTGTCATATTAATCGTAGTTTGTTGACTTTGGGAACTGTTATTCGCAAGCTAAG CAAGGGAAGACATGGGCATGTCAATTACAGAGATTCTAAGCTAACTCGTATCCTTCAACCTGCTTTGGGAGGCAATGCAAGAACTGGCATAATCTGCACCCTGAGTCCTGCCCGAAGCCATGTAGAACAATCTAGAAATACACTTCTATTTGCCTGTTGTGCCAAAGAAGTGACCACTAATGCACAAGTCAATGTTGTAATGTCTGACAAGGCATTGGTGAAGCATTTGCAGAAAGAGTTGGCTAGATTAGAGAGTGAATTAAAAACCCCCACAACTACTTGTGATCATGTGGTATTGCTGAGAAAGAAAGACCAGCAGATTGAAAAG CTAGAGAAAGAAGTGAGGGAACTAACTAAGCAACGTGATCTTGCTCAATCGCGGGTTGAGGATTTGCTGCAGACACTTAAAAGTGATAAAACCTCCAGCCAAAAG GACATATCAAGTCTACCTTCTGAAGCGAACACATATGAAGATGAATGCTCTGTGTCTTGCTCATCAGCTGTAGCGGAGTCCTACATCAGGGACAATGAAAGTGATGCTACATCCTATGCTGTGCCTGCTACTGATCGACAGCAGAGGGGTAAAGGATCTACAAATTTGACAGGAGAAGATTCTGATGACCATTGCAAGGAAGTTCGATGTATTGAGATGGATGAGTCTAGTGAAAAGCAAACCTTTGGATCCATCAGCTTGTCAAACACAGAGTATGGAGAAAGAATGTCAATGCCTCCTGCTTCCAGTATCAGACATTCTGACCTACAACAGCAATCACCAATGTTACTCGGACAAGCAAGCAGCACCAGCAGTCGTTCTCTTCATGGGGCCTGGGAGCAGAAAATGCACGATATCCAGAATACAATCAATTCTCTTGTCAGACCTTTCCCTGATGATTCTTCTTCACCTTCCCTTTCAACAAGTATATCAGGTTCCAGAAGCCGGAAATTGACAAGAAGTAGGAGCTGTAGAGCTAATTTTATGATTGGCTCGCTTTCACCCGACTCTGAGACAGTTGAAGAAAACCAGACCACCCCACCTAATGTGCTAGATAAGGATTTTCCAGGAAGACCTGAGGGTTCCCAACGGAAGCACTGGAAACTTCCGctattaatttatggagcaaacAAACCTAAATTATCGAGAAACAATTCACAGTCTTCCATTGGTAGTGCTTTTGTGGATGGGAGGAGTAATGCCCCTGGAGATGAGGATATCCCGAGTGTTGACAATTTTGTGGCAGGTCTTAAGGAGATGGCTAAGCTTGATTATGATAATCAACTTCATGATCAG GGTCAAGAGGCTGGAAAGTCGAAAAGGAGCGTCAAAAGTGTTGGAGTGGACCCGATGCTGGACTCGTTGGAGGCTCCTTCAGATTGGCCTCTTGAATTTGGAAGGCTACAGAGAATGATCATTGGACTATGGCAAACTTGCCATATTTCATTGATCCACAGGACATACTTCCTCCTGCTGTTTAAAGGCGACCGTATGGATTCTATTTACATGGAGGTAGAGGTAAGAAGACTTTCTTTCCTCAAGGAAATACTTTCAAATGGAAATTCAACTGTGCAAGGCGGTCAGACAATCACACTTGCATCCAG CCTCAAAGCTATTAGACGCGAGAGAGATATGCTCTGTAGGCTCATATATAAAAGGTTACCGGGAGCtgaaagaaatgaaatataTCAGAAATGGGGCATAAACTTGAACTCCAAAAGGAGGAGACACCAACTGGTTCATAGTCTTTGGAATGACACAGATTTGAATCATGTGATAGAGAGTGCTGCCATTGTTGCGAAGCTGATTGGGTTCTCTGATCAGGGTCCGGCCCTCAAGGAGATGTTTGGGCTTAGCATTACACCTCCGAGGAAGAGCAGGAGATCTTTTGGCTGGAAGAACAGTATGGCATCCCTTATCTGA
- the LOC129885395 gene encoding uncharacterized protein LOC129885395, with translation MSKLLLVGRPKQIDPYPEAVSLQHQILALLLFFSYSAPTPHIHRICELRQLSSRYSEIETMFFDGYGYHGRSFEQTYRCYPASFIDKPQLENGDKIIMPPSALDRLASLHIDYPMMFELQNTSTERVSHCGVLEFIAEEGMIYMPYWMMENLFLQEGDIVTVKNVTLPKGKYVKLQPHTKDFLDISNPKAILETTLRNFSCLTTGDSIMVAYNNKKYYIDIVETKPSNGISIIETDCEVDFAPPLDYKEPERTSPSRPSNGPAEVQEAATEVEPKFNPFTGGARRLDGKPLKQQPPPSSSSGSSDKQVNVSNGGKKSAAASSSQNSSRQSQGKLVFGSNANRAPEKQKEPMKEEEPQKKEEPKFQAFSGKKYSLRG, from the exons ATGTCCAAATTACTATTAGTGGGCCGACCCAAACAAATAGACCCATACCCGGAAGCCGTCTCCCTTCAGCATCAAATTCTTGCTCTCCTCCTCTTCTTTTCTTATTCTGCACCAACTCCTCACATTCATCGAATTT GTGAGCTGAGACAGTTGAGTTCAAGGTATTCAGAGATAGAAACCATG TTTTTTGATGGATATGGATATCATGGAAGATCATTTGAGCAGACGTACCGATGTTATCCTGCATCTTTCATTGATAAG CCACAACTAGAAAATGGCGACAAAA ttatAATGCCTCCCTCTGCTCTTGATCGTCTAG CATCACTTCACATTGATTACCCAATGATGTTTGAGCTTCAAAATACTTCCACGGAACGGGTTTCTCACTGTGGGGTTTTGGAGTTCATTGCAGAAGAGGGCATGATATATATGCCATATTGG ATGATGGAAAATTTATTCCTACAAGAAGGCGATATTGTGACAGTGAAAAATGTAACTCTTCCTAAGGGTAAATATGTCAAGCTACAACCCCACACGAAGGATTTTCTGGATATTTCTAACCCAAAGGCCAT CTTGGAGACGACACTCAGAAACTTTTCCTGCTTAACCACAGGAGATAGTATTATGGTGGCTTACAACAACAAAAAGTATTATATAGACATTGTGGAGACCAAACCTTCTAATGGAATAAGTATTATTGAGACAGACTGTGAAGTAGACTTTGCTCCTCCACTTGATTACAAAGAACCTGAAAGAACGTCTCCTTCTCGTCCAAGCAACGGTCCAGCAGAAG TTCAAGAGGCTGCAACAGAAGTTGAGCCAAAATTCAACCCTTTTACTGGTGGAGCAAGACGTTTGGATGGGAAACCCTTAAAACAGCAACCTCCACCTTCTTCCTCTTCTGGGTCCTCAGATAAGCAAGTCAATGTTTCTAATGGTGGTAAGAAGTCTGCTGCTGCTTCAAGCTCCCAAAACTCTAGTCGTCAGTCACAAGGAAAGCTTGTATTTGGTTCAAATGCAAACCGCGCTCCTGAAAAACAGAAG GAACCCATGAAAGAGGAGGAACCTCAGAAGAAAGAAGAACCCAAATTTCAGGCTTTCTCTGGGAAAAAGTACTCCTTGAGGGGTTAA
- the LOC129884465 gene encoding 30S ribosomal protein S31, mitochondrial gives MAMTQWCSIAVRRMMMGAMEQRMAYLSSAAMGSPILCGRGDKRTKKGKRFKDSYGNSRPKKEKKIERIKDKVEVPRSTPWPLPFKLI, from the coding sequence ATGGCGATGACACAGTGGTGCAGCATAGCAGTTAGGAGAATGATGATGGGCGCTATGGAGCAACGAATGGCATATTTATCTTCAGCTGCGATGGGAAGTCCGATCCTTTGCGGTCGAGGGGACAAGAGGACGAAGAAAGGGAAGAGATTCAAAGATTCATATGGAAATTCAAGAcccaaaaaggagaagaaaattgaACGCATCAAGGATAAAGTTGAGGTCCCCAGGTCTACACCTTGGCCTCTTCCTTTCAAACTCATTTGA
- the LOC129885396 gene encoding NADH dehydrogenase [ubiquinone] 1 beta subcomplex subunit 9, whose product MSGIASASFLTRRAAQRERVRILYRRALRDTLNWAVHRHLFYPDADALRERFEVNRKVEDVETIDRLIADGEASYNKWRHPDPYIVPWAPGGSKFNRNPVPPEGIEIVYDYGKEEAELV is encoded by the exons ATGAGCGGAATAGCATCGGCATCGTTCTTAACTCGAAGAGCGGCGCAGAGGGAGAGGGTTCGAATCCTCTACAGGCGTGCTCTCAGAGACACTCTAAATTGGGCGGTCCATCGTCATCTCTTCTATCCTGAT GCGGATGCCCTAAGGGAGAGATTTGAGGTCAACAGAAAAGTG GAAGATGTCGAAACTATTGATAGACTTATAGCTGATGGTGAAGCATCCTATAATAAGTGGCGGCACCCTGATCCTTACATTG TTCCATGGGCACCTGGTGGTTCCAAGTTCAACAGAAATCCAGTGCCTCCAGAAGGG ATTGAGATAGTGTATGACTATGGCAAGGAAGAGGCTGAACTAGTATGA
- the LOC129885397 gene encoding kinesin-like protein KIN-7E isoform X1, translating to MGAIGGEELKKWEKMQGAALGGEEKILVLVRLRPLSEKEISRNEVSDWECINETTILYRNSLQERSGLPTAYTFDRVYRGDCSTREVYEGGTKDIALSVVSGINSTIFAYGQTSSGKTYTMNGITEFTVADIYDYMQRHEERAFVLKFSAMEIYNEVVRDLLSSDSSPLRLLDDPEKGTIIEKLTEETLRDWDHLKDLLSVCEAQRQIGETYLNENSSRSHQILRLTIESSAREFIGKDNKTTLSASVNFVDLAGSERASQSLSVGQRLKEGCHINRSLLTLGTVIRKLSKGRHGHVNYRDSKLTRILQPALGGNARTGIICTLSPARSHVEQSRNTLLFACCAKEVTTNAQVNVVMSDKALVKHLQKELARLESELKTPTTTCDHVVLLRKKDQQIEKLEKEVRELTKQRDLAQSRVEDLLQTLKSDKTSSQKFQDISSLPSEANTYEDECSVSCSSAVAESYIRDNESDATSYAVPATDRQQRGKGSTNLTGEDSDDHCKEVRCIEMDESSEKQTFGSISLSNTEYGERMSMPPASSIRHSDLQQQSPMLLGQASSTSSRSLHGAWEQKMHDIQNTINSLVRPFPDDSSSPSLSTSISGSRSRKLTRSRSCRANFMIGSLSPDSETVEENQTTPPNVLDKDFPGRPEGSQRKHWKLPLLIYGANKPKLSRNNSQSSIGSAFVDGRSNAPGDEDIPSVDNFVAGLKEMAKLDYDNQLHDQGQEAGKSKRSVKSVGVDPMLDSLEAPSDWPLEFGRLQRMIIGLWQTCHISLIHRTYFLLLFKGDRMDSIYMEVEVRRLSFLKEILSNGNSTVQGGQTITLASSLKAIRRERDMLCRLIYKRLPGAERNEIYQKWGINLNSKRRRHQLVHSLWNDTDLNHVIESAAIVAKLIGFSDQGPALKEMFGLSITPPRKSRRSFGWKNSMASLI from the exons ATGGGAGCTATTGGTGGGGAAGAGTTGAAGAAGTGGGAGAAAATGCAAGGGGCTGCATTGGGCGGTGAAGAGAAGATCCTGGTGTTGGTAAGGCTGAGGCCTCTAAGTGAAAAGGAAATTTCGAGGAATGAGGTTTCAGATTGGGAGTGTATCAATGAGACCACCATCTTATATAGGAACAGTCTCCAGGAACGGTCTGGATTGCCAACTGCTTATACCTTCG ACAGGGTATATAGAGGTGATTGCTCAACAAGGGAAGTGTATGAAGGAGGAACAAAGGACATTGCTCTCTCTGTTGTCAGCGGAATCAACT CAACAATATTCGCGTATGGGCAAACAAGCAGCGGAAAGACATACACAATGAATGGAATTACAGAGTTTACAGTGGCGGACATATATGATTATATGCAAAGG CATGAAGAAAGAGCTTTTGTTTTGAAGTTTTCTGCAATGGAGATCTACAATGAAGTTGTCCGAGACCTCCTCAGCTCAGATAGTTCTCCACTAAGGCTGCTTGATGATCCTGAA AAAGGGACCATTATTGAGAAACTCACAGAAGAAACTTTAAGGGATTGGGACCATCTGAAAGATCTCTTATCCGTATGTGAAG CTCAAAGACAAATTGGCGAGACTTATCTTAATGAAAATAGCTCCAGGTCTCATCAAATTCTTAGACTG ACAATTGAAAGTTCAGCCCGTGAGTTTATAGGGAAGGACAACAAAACAACTCTTTCTGCTAGTGTG AATTTTGTTGATCTGGCTGGAAGCGAACGTGCATCTCAGTCTCTGTCAGTTGGGCAGAGACTGAAAGAAGGCTGTCATATTAATCGTAGTTTGTTGACTTTGGGAACTGTTATTCGCAAGCTAAG CAAGGGAAGACATGGGCATGTCAATTACAGAGATTCTAAGCTAACTCGTATCCTTCAACCTGCTTTGGGAGGCAATGCAAGAACTGGCATAATCTGCACCCTGAGTCCTGCCCGAAGCCATGTAGAACAATCTAGAAATACACTTCTATTTGCCTGTTGTGCCAAAGAAGTGACCACTAATGCACAAGTCAATGTTGTAATGTCTGACAAGGCATTGGTGAAGCATTTGCAGAAAGAGTTGGCTAGATTAGAGAGTGAATTAAAAACCCCCACAACTACTTGTGATCATGTGGTATTGCTGAGAAAGAAAGACCAGCAGATTGAAAAG CTAGAGAAAGAAGTGAGGGAACTAACTAAGCAACGTGATCTTGCTCAATCGCGGGTTGAGGATTTGCTGCAGACACTTAAAAGTGATAAAACCTCCAGCCAAAAG TTTCAGGACATATCAAGTCTACCTTCTGAAGCGAACACATATGAAGATGAATGCTCTGTGTCTTGCTCATCAGCTGTAGCGGAGTCCTACATCAGGGACAATGAAAGTGATGCTACATCCTATGCTGTGCCTGCTACTGATCGACAGCAGAGGGGTAAAGGATCTACAAATTTGACAGGAGAAGATTCTGATGACCATTGCAAGGAAGTTCGATGTATTGAGATGGATGAGTCTAGTGAAAAGCAAACCTTTGGATCCATCAGCTTGTCAAACACAGAGTATGGAGAAAGAATGTCAATGCCTCCTGCTTCCAGTATCAGACATTCTGACCTACAACAGCAATCACCAATGTTACTCGGACAAGCAAGCAGCACCAGCAGTCGTTCTCTTCATGGGGCCTGGGAGCAGAAAATGCACGATATCCAGAATACAATCAATTCTCTTGTCAGACCTTTCCCTGATGATTCTTCTTCACCTTCCCTTTCAACAAGTATATCAGGTTCCAGAAGCCGGAAATTGACAAGAAGTAGGAGCTGTAGAGCTAATTTTATGATTGGCTCGCTTTCACCCGACTCTGAGACAGTTGAAGAAAACCAGACCACCCCACCTAATGTGCTAGATAAGGATTTTCCAGGAAGACCTGAGGGTTCCCAACGGAAGCACTGGAAACTTCCGctattaatttatggagcaaacAAACCTAAATTATCGAGAAACAATTCACAGTCTTCCATTGGTAGTGCTTTTGTGGATGGGAGGAGTAATGCCCCTGGAGATGAGGATATCCCGAGTGTTGACAATTTTGTGGCAGGTCTTAAGGAGATGGCTAAGCTTGATTATGATAATCAACTTCATGATCAG GGTCAAGAGGCTGGAAAGTCGAAAAGGAGCGTCAAAAGTGTTGGAGTGGACCCGATGCTGGACTCGTTGGAGGCTCCTTCAGATTGGCCTCTTGAATTTGGAAGGCTACAGAGAATGATCATTGGACTATGGCAAACTTGCCATATTTCATTGATCCACAGGACATACTTCCTCCTGCTGTTTAAAGGCGACCGTATGGATTCTATTTACATGGAGGTAGAGGTAAGAAGACTTTCTTTCCTCAAGGAAATACTTTCAAATGGAAATTCAACTGTGCAAGGCGGTCAGACAATCACACTTGCATCCAG CCTCAAAGCTATTAGACGCGAGAGAGATATGCTCTGTAGGCTCATATATAAAAGGTTACCGGGAGCtgaaagaaatgaaatataTCAGAAATGGGGCATAAACTTGAACTCCAAAAGGAGGAGACACCAACTGGTTCATAGTCTTTGGAATGACACAGATTTGAATCATGTGATAGAGAGTGCTGCCATTGTTGCGAAGCTGATTGGGTTCTCTGATCAGGGTCCGGCCCTCAAGGAGATGTTTGGGCTTAGCATTACACCTCCGAGGAAGAGCAGGAGATCTTTTGGCTGGAAGAACAGTATGGCATCCCTTATCTGA